caattgtctgttgtttgcaacttaatactggaaggggtgcggatgctaacccgaaggtggactttttaggcatagatgcatgctggatagcggtctatgttatttatcgtaatgccctaattaaatctcatagtagtcatcatgatatgtatatgctctctatttgtcaatttcccaactgtaatttgttcacccaacatgctatttatcttattggagagacaccactagtgaactgtggaccccggtccattcttttacatctgaaatacaatctactgcaaactctgttctctgttgttcatcgcaaacaaacatcattctccacaccatacgtttaatcctttgttttcagcaagccggtgagattgacaacctcactgttaagttggggcaaagtattgtgattgtgttgtgcaggttccacgttggcgccggaatccctggtgttgcgccgcactacactccttcaccaacaaccttcacgtggccttcatctcctactggttcgataaccttggtttcttactgagggaaacttgctgttgtacgcatcacaccttcctcttggggttcccaacggacgtgtgcttcacgcgccatcacaTACCAAATGGCATGTTCCAAGCATTTTAGGAAACCCTTTCCCTTGTTGCTTGATAAGTGTCGGGCCATGTCAGCAACATTTGGCTCTCTTAGGAAAACATCGTCGAACACCCCAATCACGGTTTTGCAAAACTTGTACATCGAGTCAACAAATGCGTTCTCGCTCATCCGCAAGTACTCATTAACAAGATTACTGGAAAATCCATATATATTCAAGCATGAAAATAGCTTTGCATCATTTTTTTAAGAAGTCAAGCTTACCAGGTGACGAGGGATtaactcggcaatgcctacgtattgtagacttacagtttcgtaagaagtagagggtaagtagatctcgaaggctcAGCCGAACAAAGGTGCTCAACTCAATATTACGGTGGCTAGGTTACAATGATTTCGGTCccttctttctccctcggcttcccctttatataggaggtgaagctgaggcttttccgtgtcgtacaagttacaaactgttGAGCCGCATTGGGCTTTTCCTATATTGATACAAGCTTCCTATAGTAACTGTACTTTCTTAATCCGAAAGCTTCCAACCTTCTGGGCCTCCAAAGCTTCGAGTTCATGGGCTTCCTGCTTTCCTGTGGACCTAGGGTACTTATTCGACATGCCTCGTAGGCATACCTATGTCACCAGACGCCCGAGAAAAGTGAAGAACAACTTTCTTGACATCCAAAAGCGGCGACGAAACATGTGCTCCGGGTAGATTGGGTTGGTAGCATGGAAGTAGTATTTGAAAAGTCGATTGTGGCTGGCTTCTTGATTATGCTTGTTATTGCCTCTGCATGGCCTCGTTGAGCCCCTGAACTGTGGCATCTGCCTCACGTTGTGCTCATGGACGAGGGCTACCGCGACCATCATCATTTGGGTATgaccgttgatacgtctcaaacgtatctataatttttgatgctccatgcttgttttacaccaattcatatgtgttttgtttacacttagttgcacttttacatgatttctagcactaacctattaacaagatgccacagtgccagtcccctgttttctgctgtttttgtatttcagaaaagttgtacatgaaatattctcggaattggacgaaacaaaagacgaagtcaatattttaccgaaacgaagacgaagttcAGAGGGGGGACGAAGAGGCACAGCAGGTCGgccagacctaccctaggcgcggcctaggcctagcCCGCGCCTAgtggtggtctgggcccaccaggcgcccAACCGACctcaatcctccgcctatttatacatcttctcgggaaaaccctggatacccgagcctccatcgatgaaaagttccatcgcggccgccatcgctgaacccatctcggggggttccgaagctcttcccggcaccctgccggagggagaaatcatcgccggaggcatctacatcgtcaTGCCTGCCTcgaaagtgatgtgtgagtagttcatccctggactatgggtccatagcagtagctagatggttgtcttctccaccttgtgcttcatgtatcgatcttgtgagctgccctacatgatcaagatcatctttatgtaatcctctatgtttggtttgctgggatccgatgaatgttgaatactatgttgagattgattctaTATTCATgtgatatgttatttgtgatcttgcatgctctccgttgctagtagaaactctgacaaagtggacacttgtgactccaagagggggtatttatgctcgatagtaggttcatgcctctagttttctgggagagtgactttataacttgtaaggttgtagatgtgttgttgctactagggagaaaacaacaatgttttatcgaaGGGTAATTCTATCGTTTAATTTACACACATTACTTAATGCGATagtatgttgcttgcaactttatactggaaggggtgcggacgctaacatgaaagtggattattagtcatagacgcagttggattacggtctatatattatattgtaatgcccaataccaaatatcatagtaatcatcttgccatgtatggtcgatattctatcaatttcccagctgtaatttgttcacccaacatgctatttatttatggagagacacctctagtgacatGTGGACCTCGACCCTTTTTcttttactgataaattcaactgcaatcctgttctgtttactttctgcaaacatctcttccATTCGatgcgtctaatcctttgtgttcagtaaaccggtgagattgataacctcactgtaagttggggcaaaagtactttggttgtgttgtgtgcaggttccatgttgttgctgatgccggtagtgcgtcctgccactagtcagccagcaacaccttcagaagtcacgtctttctcctactggtcgattaaaccttggtttcatactgagggaaaacttgctgttgtgctcatcacaccttcctcttggggttccccaacagcgtGTACGCATACGACGAGTACACGCCATCAACCGTCCAAGTCATTTTATCGTTGAACCATGTGTCTGTGACGTTCTTGTTGAAATACTCGATTGAGCTATTGAGATCCATATACGTACATCATGAGATAATGGTCATATAATTGTGGCTAGTGACATCGATTGGCCGAGTTTTATACCTCAAATTGGGCATCACAAATGGCCAAACAGGACTTAGGCGTCGTTGTTGGTGGGCGGATCCTAGGCTAAGGACGGCAAGGTCACCTTCTAGGCAGCGACAATTGTGTGCAAGAACACCATTAACTGGATTGGCCACTGGCGAGCAACGGCCAAATCGAACATGCGTCGTGATAGGGTTGTGAGTTGTGACGCAGAAGGAGGGATGCGATTTGGGTTGGGTGGCTTGCATTCCACAGGGCATGGGCTTGGGAGGACAAGAGGGCGCTGTGAGCGTAGATTGACCGCACCATCGCATTTCATACCCAAATTTAGGCGGGAAATGGATCGGTCCATCTGGGTCCGACCGCTGATTAGGTTTTTTGAGCCctatgttttgttttgttttttgtttggttTATGTGTGGGGTTGAGACGCACCTGAGCTCCTGGGTGCGTGGACTTAGCCGGAGACTACTAGTTAACACAGTGCAGAGCAGAGGGCGTAGTATCACTGCAGTTCATCCCACTGAGAAGTTGAGAAGTACACGTACGGCCATGAAGGTCTGCAGCCACCGAGCATAGAGGTCTCGCGCGCACGGTACATACACATAGCTCATTCCGAGTTTCCGAACTCGCCCTTTCAGAAAAAAGAAGAGTTTCCAACCTCGAGTACCTGATTCTTTACAAAAGTATATCGCTGTCGAGTAGAATAAAATCACCTCGAGGCTGTGGTATATATTATTCTTCAACCTACAGCGACATCGCTTGGAAAAAAAGGATACTGAAAAAAGAACACCGAAAGATAGGAAAACACGGGGTCGTCTCGCACTGTTGCTCGTACAGATCTTTTGCCCCGCGGGCCTCGCATTTGCTCGCCCTTCGCACGCGATTAGGTTCGGAGAATCTCATCTCTTTTTGTATCACTCTCGCCTTCTTCCTCTCGCAGTCTTGCAACAAGAAGATGGGGAACTTTCGGACGTCGAAAAGGGAGGCTGCAACATGATGATAGCTACTGTATTAGCTAGAGATTCCACTACGTGCGGGCGAGAGATGACTGCGAGACTACGGGGGACTTCTTTTGGGCTTGTGGAGCTGCTTCTAGGTCTCAAATCGATCAAGCTGAAAAGAAGTCTCCAGCTTAAACGCTGCTTATTTCTACCGAGAAGCGAAGGCTCAGTGCAATTTCAGAATCGGGCCAAGACCAGTTTCCCGAGCTTCTAGCTGAGCAAACTGAATCGGTATATCAATCTACCCCTCCGGTTCAGCACATTTTACAGCACATGCTATTTTGCTGGATAATGAGCACGGTGCTTGCTATTTTGTAAATGTGGATAGTTGAGCTAGTGCTAATTTTATTTTCATGATATTAAATCGGTCCTGGCACTTGAGATATAGGTAGTGATGACTTCTTGAACTTGATTGGATTTGGTAATGCTAATATAGAACACATCTAATTTTGGGGCATTATAGGTATTTCATAACTCAACACATCAAATAAGCCAAATTGTGAGAAGCTCAAAAGAATAGGAGGAACTAGCTTCTAGGAGCTTCTTCCCACCACAGTTTCTCTCCACCATTTTTTAGAAGCTGGCTTATGCATAAGCAGGAGCCCAAAAGAAGTGGCCCTACGAGCCATACGCGTGCCTATCGAAAGTTCGCGGGCGAGCGTGGCGGCCTCGCTACCTTCTCTTTAGACTTCAGGTAGCGTCACTACGAGCCGATGACGACATCGTAGCCTCACGCCCAGCCAATGGTCGTCACGGTGCCGTGTGTGTCTCAACCGAGACCATACCTGCATACATAGCTTTCACCTTTTGTTTATTCTGATTTTCATATCTTTTATATGAGGACAACTGCGTCAGAGATTACTGGGATCGCAACAACACACCTTCCAATAACTTCTCCACAAAAAATTGTTTATTTGAGACCATACCGGCAATAATCTTCAAATTTATAGCCTTTTGATTTCTTTATACCAGCGTGTACGAGGCATAAGTGTATGCGTGTGGGTGTGTGACGCCTTCTTCCACGGGGATTACTGGGATCGCACCACACGCCTTCCATGAAAGTTCCCATAACTATCATAGTCCTGTGGCGAGAGCACGCACGGGCGCAGGCGGCAAAAGCCTCTAACCACCGACGATTAAACTAATCGTTCTAGCTAGCACCGAGAGCGAGACTAGACTACTGCCCGCTCTCCTGGATCACTGTGATCTCAAGATTATGCTATCCCCCTATCCTCTAGCAGCAGCATATTTCTTATCGCAAGATTATGCTATCCTCTCTCTAGCAGggatagctagctagctagctgtgcGTGATGGGTGAGAAGGCTGGCCGGATCGAGAGGCAATCGTTGTCATTGACTTGTGCAGTCGTGGCCAAATTGGGAGGCTGTCTTCTGCCCAACAATGTCGCTGGGCCAAGTCGAGGCCCTGTCACAGGATGCAAGATTCCCCCCCTTTTCTTGATGTGTTGGTTTTCTCCAACGGACCTGATGTGAGAGCTTTTGATGAACCACTAGGCAGGGTGGAGGGATGGTTTAAACTTTAAAGTTGTCCAAGGGAGGTcaaggagacgatggtctctcacaAAAGATACGTCTTTGTGACTGTTTTTGGACATTGATGCGGGTCTTTACACCTTGATTTGTACCATACACTATGAAGCCCTAACAAATATAgcggaataacttttgaagaaaaaTCGAGAAGTTATAATTTACAAGTAACATAAAACCTATTTGTAAAGATAGCTGTGTTTAGTTATCGCTACTTTTATGCGAAATACCATCTTTTACAGCCATTTGGATCCTGAAATCTCAATATTAGTAAAGAACTTAGGCGTTGCGAATTAGATTAGTGTCAACCAAATCCATTATGATCGGAATGGTCCGAGTGCCAATTTGTATTTTTATTTACCTTTTTGGCTATTTGTACTCCTGTTGTTGGTAATTAATAGATTGGTGGATTTTCGCAGAAAAAAATGCATAATCAAGTGGGTCCCATCCCGCCTTATCTACACCCCATCTCTCCTCAGACACACCGTTCTTTCCTACCGCAAAGCTAACCTATACTAATGAAAATTTGAAAAAGCCCGTCACCCACCTTGACGGAGTCAAGGCGGCTCGCTGGGCGAGGCGGAGCCGACGACTCCAAGCCTAGATCGAGTCAGAGGTAGCGCTGCTGCGGCTAGCTGCGGTGGGCCGAAATCTAGCGAGGAAGAAACCTACCATTGGGGGAGTGCGAGTTGCAGGGTTGCGGACGCCGATCATAAGGCAGGGCTTAGAGGCATGCCCGAGGTGGCAGTTGGACCGCAGAGGAGGGTCTTTGGGAAGGATGAGGTGACGAGGATTCTCGGTAGCACGCCAGTGATAGGTGGGGTGGCCAAAAGGTTTGGCAGATGGTGGTTGCAGGGAAGATGTGGCTCAACGGAAGGTGGAGAGGAGCGGCACTCTCTGAAGGAGGAAAGAGACCATGAAGAAGGGGTTGTGATGATTTTTGTCACTGAGAACTAGTCGATTGGGTGTTAGGCGAACCTTTTGTTTATTCAACCCAACGTTACATCATCCACTAACATAGAAAGCCACACAAATATTGGTTGAGATCTCACCACTTAGCAAGTGTGCTCTGCTACTAGTTAGCAAACCTATAAGCGGTTAGCGACTCGTTGGTTTCGACATAGTTGAAGGCCCATGTATGCAAGCAACTTTTGATATCAGGGACCATTGTACCCTGATTCTTCTCGTTGATCTCCACTGAGCCACGCAGCCTAGTGATTCCATGGTTGTGCCTTAGCTTGTGTCGGTAAAGACCTCCGTAGCCGCACGCCGACCCCCATGTGAGTACGTGCCCACTGTCTTGAACAAAGTGCGGCCTCTGCCCTGCAAAGTTAAACGGTGCAAGAAGTGTGGTTTCCACTTGACCCACACCTCAATGTTGTTCATCACCGACAGGGTGTCCCGAGAGACAAGTCCCAACATCCCGTGCACCACCGTGAGGAATGTACCATCTAGTAGTCCCCTATGATAGGTGGGCGTGACGAAATCGTTGTCGAGGTCGAATGACACAATGTCTCGAGCAACCGTAGCCCAGTATGTGGTGCCATTGATGTCGACAATCCCAGCGCCAAGGTCACATGTCGTGCCATGTGAACTTGACGCCAGGACTTCTCTCCGAGCGTGAACACCTGCACCGTGTTGAACACCCATTCCTCGCCAAAGCGGCACGGCACGTGCACGACCCTGTACCCTCCCGTCGTCGGGTTGTACCCGAAGCTATAAGCCTGGTGCCAGCGGTGGCACTGATCTCCAGCGTCGTGACACGGCGTTGGCAGCGGCAACGGCGGTAGGTCGAGCGTCTCGCCGGTGACCGGGTTGGCTACGGTAATGGCGCCGCCAGTGACCCCGTCGTCGCACAGGcagaccaggccgttgcaggtgccGACGACGCGCATGCCTCTGCAGCGGGCAGGCGTCCTGCCGCTCCACAGCTCCTTCAGGCGCTCCGTTTGGACGTTCACGACGAACGCGGAGCCCTGGTCGGTTACGACCAGCGTCTTGGAGCGGTGCGGAAACGAACGCTTGTCGACGAGCTTGCGCCAGCGTCGGCAGACGAGGCGGTACCGGCGGCGGGCGTTGGGCGGAAGACGTTGCAGAATCTCGACTAGGATGTCTGTTGGGAACCACCAGCTGGTGCCCCCGTGCGAATCCATTGCTGCAGCACGGCTCGCGAGCGGTGTCGACTTGATCGTGGATCGATCAATAATGGAACATTGGGTGTCAACGGCCGTCAGCTTTGTTGGTATCTCTGCCTATTTCTGTCTTGCTCGTTTAGGTGACTCTCTGACTATATATTGTCTTCCCATTAAGCCTACCCTGTTTAGGCGGAATACGCTAGGGTTTTGGATTTGTCGTGGAACCTTTTCTTAGGTTGAAACGTCATATACTCGTCTCAAATTTCCTGCGATTCCTGCAGAGGCCTTGATCCAGGTGACGGCCGTCCACACCCCTAATCGTCCATCTATCCAGTTGACGCCGCGCGCCCGCCGCGCTGCAACCCGCAACAATGGATTCGCAGGAGGGCAGCCGCTGGCAATTCCCAACAGACGCCTTCGTCGAGATCCTGCTACGGCTCCCTCCCAACACCCGCCATCGTTTCCGCCTCGTCTCCCGACACTGGCGCAACGTGGTCGACGAGAGCTCGTTCATGTTTCCGCAGTGCCCCAAGACTATCGTTGTAACCGACGGGTGCTCACCGTTTGTGGTCGACGACCGAACAGGGCGCCGAAGGGACCTGTGGAGCAGCAGCACGCCTGCTCGCTGTACAAGCCTGTGCATCGTCGGCACCAGCAACGGGCTAGTCTGCCTGTGCGACGACGAGGTTGCTGGAGGCGCCATCACCGTGGCCAACCCGGTCACCGGCGAGACCCTCGACGTTCCGCCTCTGCCACTGCCGCCGTCGTGCGACGATGCTGACCAAGAACAGTGCCATCCTGTGCGCTGGCACCAGGCGTATAGTTTCGGGTACCTCCCCACAACGAAGCGGTACAAAGTAGTGCGCGTGCCGTGCCGCTTCGACGACCAAGACTGTGAGTTCCCTACGCTGCAGGTGTTCACTCTGGGGGAGGAATCATGGCGGGAGGTTGTGATCCCAGCTAGTTTATCGGGATGCAACCTTGGGCTCGGGATCGTCAACATCAATGGCACGATGTACTGGATAGCGGCCGACGGGCACCTCGTGTCGTTCGACCTCGAGGAAGAGTGTGCCATGCTCGTCCGCCCACAACCGTGGATGTCCAACAAGTGTTTCCTGACGGAGGTGCACGGGAGGCTTGGCGTTGTCGTTCGGGATTTCATCTTAATGGACGAGCACACCGTGGTGTGGGTTATGGACAACCCGCAGTGGAGCCGTTGGTACATATTGCAGGTGACCCCGCCCCGCAAGCGTCCGGGGCAAAGGCGGAGGGGTTACCAACGTCTCACACGCCCGCATTTTGTTCAGTATACTGATCATGTACTGACATGGGAGTCGAACTCCGGCCACGTTGGCTTGTACAAACACAAGCCACCGAAGAATAATGAGAGCATTGGTTGGGGTAGAGGTGGTTGGGGTCGTGTTGTGGGGCGGATCGACGACAGAGACCGAGGGCTGGTTGTCGCGGATATCGAAGGCTGCTCGGATACTCGGGTCTTCGCTTATGTCGAGACTCGGGAGTCACTGAATGCTTACACACTTGGTGATAAGCGAAGACCCGAGTTATAACCC
This Lolium perenne isolate Kyuss_39 chromosome 1, Kyuss_2.0, whole genome shotgun sequence DNA region includes the following protein-coding sequences:
- the LOC127315776 gene encoding putative F-box protein At1g32420, which translates into the protein MDSQEGSRWQFPTDAFVEILLRLPPNTRHRFRLVSRHWRNVVDESSFMFPQCPKTIVVTDGCSPFVVDDRTGRRRDLWSSSTPARCTSLCIVGTSNGLVCLCDDEVAGGAITVANPVTGETLDVPPLPLPPSCDDADQEQCHPVRWHQAYSFGYLPTTKRYKVVRVPCRFDDQDCEFPTLQVFTLGEESWREVVIPASLSGCNLGLGIVNINGTMYWIAADGHLVSFDLEEECAMLVRPQPWMSNKCFLTEVHGRLGVVVRDFILMDEHTVVWVMDNPQWSRWYILQVTPPRKRPGQRRRGYQRLTRPHFVQYTDHVLTWESNSGHVGLYKHKPPKNNESIGWGRGGWGRVVGRIDDRDRGLVVADIEGCSDTRVFAYVETRESLNAYTLGDKRRPEL
- the LOC127336863 gene encoding F-box protein At3g07870-like — its product is MDSHGGTSWWFPTDILVEILQRLPPNARRRYRLVCRRWRKLVDKRSFPHRSKTLVVTDQGSAFVVNVQTERLKELWSGRTPARCRGMRVVGTCNGLVCLCDDGVTGGAITVANPVTGETLDLPPLPLPTPCHDAGDQCHRWHQAYSFGYNPTTGGYRVVHVPCRFGEEWVFNTVQVFTLGEKSWRQVHMARHVTLALGLSTSMAPHTGLRLLETLCHSTSTTISSRPPIIGDY